In Plectropomus leopardus isolate mb chromosome 20, YSFRI_Pleo_2.0, whole genome shotgun sequence, one DNA window encodes the following:
- the LOC121959627 gene encoding gastrin-releasing peptide: protein MIGVSACSPWICRPVLPLFLILAVVPCMLYCSDAPAAVVGKMYPRGNHWAVGHLMGKKSTDSLPELQETHHDSDYLTPSQAAGVTEHLMEALMQQKNQKQTMPQTADRLFRLHSGWREEDRDKYLREMSDLLLLALKLRHNDST from the exons aTGATTGGAGTGAGCGCGTGCTCTCCGTGGATTTGCAGACCGGTGTTGCCACTTTTTCTTATTCTGGCTGTAGTACCATGCATGTTATACTGCTCAGACGCTCCTGCTGCAGTTGTTGGCAAAATGTATCCACGCGGGAACCACTGGGCAGTAG GTCATTTAATGGGAAAGAAGAGCACTGACAGCCTGCCTGAACTGCAGGAGACACACCATGACAGTGACTACCTCACGCCCTCACAAGCTGCCGGGGTCACGGAGCATCTGATGGAGGCCCTGATGCAACAAAAGAACCAGAAACAGACGATGCCACAAACTGCAGACAGGCTGTTTCGACTGCACAGCGGCTGGAgagaagaggacagagacaaaTATCTCAGAGAG ATGTCAGACCTGCTTCTTTTGGCTTTGAAACTGCGACACAATGACTCCACCTGA